The genome window TTTTTCGCCTGGCTGTGGCGCGGCCACGGGATACGTGAACAGGCCCTGAAGCTGGCCCGCCGGCATTGTGAAAAGCTGGATATCGAACTGCTCGACCAGAATGTCGCCTTGCGCGGCTTGCGTCTGCGCCGTGACCAGCGCGGCAACCTGCGCCTGGCGCGCGAGTACGGTTTCGAATTCACCGTGACCGGTGATCAGCGCCTGGCCGGCTGCATCACCCTGTTCGGTCGCCAGCAGGGCAAGATCGAACTGGATCCGCACCCGTTCACGCCCAGGGATGAAGAACAGGTGCTGGCTCCCTCTGCCCAGGTCGTGCGGCTGGCCGACTGGCGCCGCGAGCACCCGCAAACATCGTCAAAACCGCATTAGTCCGCCGGCGGATCACCGCAGGCTGACAACCTGCTGCTAACATCCGAACCCCTTGCACCATTACGGCCAGACCTGCGCATGGATTTCAGCGGTTTTTTCGACCTGTTTCTCCACCTCGACCAGCACCTGCAGACCCTGACCCAGCAATACGGGGTGTGGATCTATGTGCTGCTGTCGCTGGTGATTTTTTGCGAAACCGGGCTGGTGGTGATGGTCTGGCTGCCCGGCGACTCGTTGCTGTTCATTGCCGGCGCGGTATTTGCGGCCAACGGCATGGACCCCTGGCTGCTCGGGGTCTGCCTGTTCTTTGCCGCCGGGCTGGGCGACAGCACCAATTACTGGATCGGCCGGCGCTACGGCCTGGGGCTGTTCGAGCGCGGCAATCCGAAGATCTTTCGTCGCGACTTCCTCCTGCGCACCGAAATTTTCTATGCCAGACACGGCGCCAAGACCGTCACCCTGGCGCGCTTCTTTGCCATCCTGCGCAGCTTCGCGCCCTTTGTCGCCGGTATCGGGCGCATGCCTTACCCGCGCTTTGTCGCCTTCAGCCTGCTCGGTAGCCTGCTGTGGATCAGCAGCCTGCTCAGCCTCGGTTATATGTTCGGTAATGCGCCGTTTCTGCGTGACAACCTGACGCTGCTGGTACTCGGCTTTCTGGCGCTGTGCGCGATACCCGTGCTGATCCGCCACCTGCGCAACCAGCGGCGCTGAATCACAGGCGACAGGCGAGCAAGCCGGCCTGCAGACTGTTGGCATCCTGCGGGCTGGCGAAGATCAACTCCAGCCGCGAATCCTGTCGCCACTCGCTGGTTTGCCAGTGGATCGGCGCACCCTCCAGTGCATTACCGGACAACCAGCCGGCATTGGTCTGCAGCACCAGCTTGGCGCGCCGCCAGGCCAGCCCGCCGAGCCAGCGCTGCACCTGCATCAGTTCAAAGTGCTGACCGGGATGAAAGCGCCAGCCGATACTCCAGCCTTCCGGCTGCGCCTGAATCTGGCAGATTGGCCGGGCCGGATCCGTCCACAGCAACGGCAGCGGGCCCGCAGCAACCGGCAACCGGTCTTGGTCAGCGGCGGCACCGGCCCTGACCTGGATGCCCGGTAACGCGGCGATGTCGAGGCGACCCTGACTGGTCCAGCACAGCGTTCGCTGCGGCAGCTGTGCCTGCACCCGCGCCCGTGCCGCGGCATCCAGACCCTCGGACTTGTTCAGCAGCAGCAAGCCGGCATCGGCCAGCGCCGCCTGCTGACTCTCCGGCAGTGCCTGGCCGCTGGCCAGAGCGGCCGCATCCAGCACCAGCACCCCCGGCTGCAGTGCCAGCACGCCGTCCCAGGGCGGTTCGGCCAGCTGGCGCAACAACTCGGCCGGATGACCCAGACCGGATGGCTCGATCAGCAGCCGGTCAGGCTGTGCCTTGCGCAACAGCCGCGCCAGACCGATCTGGAACGGCGCTCCATTTACGCAACACAGGCAACCACCCGGTACCTCGGACAGGCTGATGCCCTCCCCGGCGCTGGTCAGCAATGCCTGATCCAGGCCGATCTGGCCAAATTCATTGATCAGCACGGCCCAGCGCTCATGCGCCGGTTTGTGCGCCAGCAGGTGACGGATCAGGCTGGTCTTGCCGGCGCCCAGCGGGCCGGCAATCAGATGGGTGGGGATATTGCTCAGCATGGCTGCAATGTTCACCGGCAATCAGAAAATGAAAGGACCCAG of Pseudomonas pohangensis contains these proteins:
- a CDS encoding DUF3301 domain-containing protein is translated as MLSLADLALLMLCVTFFAWLWRGHGIREQALKLARRHCEKLDIELLDQNVALRGLRLRRDQRGNLRLAREYGFEFTVTGDQRLAGCITLFGRQQGKIELDPHPFTPRDEEQVLAPSAQVVRLADWRREHPQTSSKPH
- a CDS encoding VTT domain-containing protein, whose translation is MDFSGFFDLFLHLDQHLQTLTQQYGVWIYVLLSLVIFCETGLVVMVWLPGDSLLFIAGAVFAANGMDPWLLGVCLFFAAGLGDSTNYWIGRRYGLGLFERGNPKIFRRDFLLRTEIFYARHGAKTVTLARFFAILRSFAPFVAGIGRMPYPRFVAFSLLGSLLWISSLLSLGYMFGNAPFLRDNLTLLVLGFLALCAIPVLIRHLRNQRR
- a CDS encoding CobW-like GTP-binding protein, translated to MLSNIPTHLIAGPLGAGKTSLIRHLLAHKPAHERWAVLINEFGQIGLDQALLTSAGEGISLSEVPGGCLCCVNGAPFQIGLARLLRKAQPDRLLIEPSGLGHPAELLRQLAEPPWDGVLALQPGVLVLDAAALASGQALPESQQAALADAGLLLLNKSEGLDAAARARVQAQLPQRTLCWTSQGRLDIAALPGIQVRAGAAADQDRLPVAAGPLPLLWTDPARPICQIQAQPEGWSIGWRFHPGQHFELMQVQRWLGGLAWRRAKLVLQTNAGWLSGNALEGAPIHWQTSEWRQDSRLELIFASPQDANSLQAGLLACRL